The Coprobacillus cateniformis DNA window GGTGTATATTTAACAGCATTAGAAATAAGATTCATAAATATTTGTTTTAACCGATCTCCATCAGCAACCACTTTTTCATGTTTAATTCTACCAATGACTATACTAAAATCTTGTTGTTTTTCATCAATAAGCGCTCTACACATATCTGAAACATCATCAATTAATTCTGGTAAATTTACATCTTCAAGCATTAAATCAATTTTTCCACTCTCAATCTTAGACATATCTAAGACCTCATTTATTAAACTCAATAAATGACGACTAGAAATTTTAATTTTATGAAGACAATCAGAGACTTTTTCTGGAAAATTTATATGAGCCTGTGCAATTGATGCCATTCCTACAATGGCATTCATTGGTGTTCTAATATCATGTGACATTGAAGACAAGAAATCAGTTTTTGCAGAATTTGCAATTTTCGCAATTTGGTAGGCATCTTCTAATGCTTGACGTTGTCTTTCTTCCTCTCGCCTTGCTTCAGTCACATCAAGTCCTACACTATAATATGATGGAATTCCATCCCAACTATCTTCTACACTTAAATAACAAAGTGTAACTGTTAAAATACGTTCTTCTCCATCACGTCTATTCATTTTCACTTCAAAAACTGCATTATCCCCTGTTTTTGTAAGGGTCTGAGCAATCACTAAAGCTCGTTTTAAATCATCTTCTTGTATATATCGACATTGTGACTGAAGTTCATTTTCAAATTGTTCTGCAGTATAACCAATTAACTCTAAAAATTTTTCATTATACCATAATATAGTACTAAAATCTCGTGTATCTAACCTTGCCAACCCACCTGGTATTGATTTTAAAATGGCTTCTCGTTCTTGATCTTTCTTAGATAATTTATATTCTGCACTGTACATATCGTGAGATAATTCTATTCTTGTTCTATGTCCTTCCCAATTGATTTGACGATTTTTAATCATAAAAGTACGTTCAAGCGTCGGATTATAAAATTCCCAATTATATGATTCATCTTCTTTTAAAATATGATTTGTACAAAAAGGACAAGGTGATGTCCTTCCCTGAATGACTTCATAACATTTCCTTCCAATCACTTGTTCTTTTGTAGCTTTCAAAGTTTCATAAGCTGTTTTATTAAGATACAACAATTCATAAGTATCCATATCACTCAAATAAACATTTCCTTCATATTCAGACATTAACCACTCAAAATTACGCTTTCTCTCTTCTTTAAGCTGATACAAAGTCTCTTTTTCATGCATAATATCATCAATCTGTGTATAAACAATAGATATTTCAACTTTCTCTTGAGTTTTTATGATTGTTACTGTCATACGCATCCATATAGACTGACCATTATTTATAGACAAACATGTATCATATTCTAACATTTGCTTATTGTTCTTTACAGCATCCATAAGACTTGCTTTCATCTTTTCATAATCTTCTAAATGATCATATAAATCTTTAAGATTATACTTTTCTTCTCGCTTCAAGCCTAATAACTGATAAAAGTAATCATTAGCCCAGATTATACTTAAACTCTCATCTAACAAATTCTTACTCATCGCGATACAAATATGATTAAGTTCAAAAGAACTTCCCTGTATACCTTCTCTCATTTCCTTTGCCTCCATTTGTATATATCAAATCCAAATAACCCCTTGTTCATATATATGTTTATTATATCATATACGATTTGGAAAAAGAATAAGTTTTGATTTTTGTAGAAAAAGAATGAATAAGTGTATGAAATCACATCAAAAAGGTGTTAGAATAAGAATATCTAAACACTTATCATATGTAGAAGGGGGCAACCATTTTGAAAAGTAATCAT harbors:
- a CDS encoding response regulator, producing the protein MREGIQGSSFELNHICIAMSKNLLDESLSIIWANDYFYQLLGLKREEKYNLKDLYDHLEDYEKMKASLMDAVKNNKQMLEYDTCLSINNGQSIWMRMTVTIIKTQEKVEISIVYTQIDDIMHEKETLYQLKEERKRNFEWLMSEYEGNVYLSDMDTYELLYLNKTAYETLKATKEQVIGRKCYEVIQGRTSPCPFCTNHILKEDESYNWEFYNPTLERTFMIKNRQINWEGHRTRIELSHDMYSAEYKLSKKDQEREAILKSIPGGLARLDTRDFSTILWYNEKFLELIGYTAEQFENELQSQCRYIQEDDLKRALVIAQTLTKTGDNAVFEVKMNRRDGEERILTVTLCYLSVEDSWDGIPSYYSVGLDVTEARREEERQRQALEDAYQIAKIANSAKTDFLSSMSHDIRTPMNAIVGMASIAQAHINFPEKVSDCLHKIKISSRHLLSLINEVLDMSKIESGKIDLMLEDVNLPELIDDVSDMCRALIDEKQQDFSIVIGRIKHEKVVADGDRLKQIFMNLISNAVKYTPRGGQISLVINELDSLILDKGRFEFKFYDNGIGMSEDFLPHIFEPFSRAEDTRINKIQGTGLGMAITENIVNMMNGTIEVESQLGKGTIFTVSIPLQLQLEEEENEEKLVGQSVLVVDDDQIVCESAVMLINELGMRGEWVLSGMEALERVTHAHNIDKGYFAVIIDWKMPDMDGLETVKAIREKMDENVPIIIVSAYDLSDIEEEFTRAGADAFITKPLFKSKILHVLSLFCTNEILNSKEDILREHYSDICGSRILLVEDNELNREIAEELLSMKGVLVESAANGEEALKMYNTSPEYYYTAILMDIQMPVMNGYEATKHIRQLKREDVKSIPIIALTANVFFDDIIQAQRAGMNDHIAKPIDIDNLTSILEKYI